The following proteins are encoded in a genomic region of Primulina huaijiensis isolate GDHJ02 chromosome 3, ASM1229523v2, whole genome shotgun sequence:
- the LOC140972358 gene encoding uncharacterized protein produces the protein MVFCVECGTTRNPCRCRVVGPTLGLVAFALAALVEWPVGALIYPFRHSKGRRIMGHPSTVVYPRVSHALPI, from the coding sequence ATGGTGTTTTGCGTAGAGTGCGGGACAACGAGGAATCCTTGCAGGTGCAGGGTGGTGGGGCCGACACTGGGCTTGGTGGCCTTCGCACTGGCGGCGCTGGTGGAGTGGCCGGTGGGGGCTCTTATTTATCCCTTCCGCCACTCAAAGGGTCGTCGGATCATGGGTCACCCCTCCACCGTGGTCTACCCCAGGGTCTCTCACGCTTTACCCATTTAA